GCACCGCCGGCCTGCGCACCAACGCGCTGGTGGCGGTGGGCGCGGCCATTTTCGTCGACATGGCGTTCCGCGTCGGCGGCCCCGACGGCGGCGCGCGCGTGATCTCCTACGTGGTGTCCGGCGTCGGCTTCCTGGGCGCCGGCGCCATCATGCGCGAAGGCGGCAGCATCCGCGGCCTGAACACGGCGGCCACGCTGTGGGGCTCGGCCGCGATCGGCGCCTGCGCCGGCGCCTCGCTGATCCTGGAGGCGCTTGCCGCCACCGTGTTCGTGCTCGCCGCCAATACGCTGCTGCGGCCACTGGTCTCCTACGTCAACCGCCAGCCGGTCGACGCGCAGACCACCGAAGTCACGACCGTGATCCACATCATCGCCCACGTCGACCAGCGCCAGGCCGCCATGACCGTGCTGGAAGACGTGCTCGAGGACGAGCAACTGCCGCTGTCCGAACTGAAGATCGACCAGTTCGGCGAGAACGAGGTCGAGATCGAGGCGGCGCTGAGCGAAGCCTCGGTGGACGAACTGGACCTGGACCGCGTCACCGCGCGCATCGCCGCCGCGCCGGGCATCCGCACCGCCTTCTGGGCCGCGCGCACGGTCTAGCGGCGCGGCGCGGCCCGCGCGGTGCGGCGATGAGTCGCAGCCCATGGGCCGCCCCGCCCGCCACGCCACCGCCAAAACCTTCTAGAATGGGCGCCGATCATGCGCCGCCCGTTCCTGCCCCTCGCCCGCAACGCCGCCTGCCTCTGGCTGGTGCTGGTGTTGTTCGCGCTCAAGGCGCTGGTGCCGCCGGGCTTCATGCCCGCGACCCAGCAGGCCGGCACACTGATCCAATTGTGCTCCGCCGCCGGCACCATCTGGGTGGCCGGCCCGTCCAAGCACAGCGACGCGCCCGACGAACGCCACGCGGCCCAGGCCGCCACCTGCCCCATGGGCGCGATGCTGGCGACGGTGGCGCTGCCATCGGCGCCCGCGCCCCTGCTTGCCGCCGGCACGGTGATGACGCATCCGCTGGCGGCGCGCGCGCCGCCCGCGATCCACGAAGGTTCCCCGCCCGGCCCGCCGCTCGGTGCCCGCGCCCCACCCCTGCTCCCGCTGGCCAGCTGATCGTTCCGCCGCGCGTCGCGCGGCTTGCTTCGCCTACCGGGAATTTCCATGGTTTCTCTTTCCACCAGGACGCATCGCGTCCTGCAACGGCGCGTGGCCGTCTGGACCGCGCTCGCCTTCACGCCGGCGCTGCATGCGCAATCTGCGCCGTCCACCCCCGCCGCCGCCACGACCGCCGCGCCGGCCGCGGCGCGCGGCGTCGCCACCCTGCCCGCCATCGCGGTCTCGGGCGACACGCCCCTGGCCACCCTGCTGGAACAGGCCAGCACCGGCACCCTGCTGGGCCTGCGGCCGTTCGACACGCCGGCCAGCATCGACGTCATCAGCAACGAGCAGCTGCGCGCGCGCGGCGCGGTCAACGTCACCGACGCCATCACCCAGGCGGCCGGCATCAGCGCCATGCGCCACCCGGGCAACGGCGGCTCGTCGCTGTCGTCGCGCGGTTTCACCGATTCGAACTCGGTGGCCCAGCTGTTCGACGGCGTGCGCCAGTTCGGCGGCGTCGGCCAGACCTTCCTCTATGACCCCTGGGCGGTCGACCGCATCGAGGTGCTGCGCGGCCCCGCCTCGGTGCTGTATGGCGAAGGCGCCATCGGCGGCGTGGTCAACGTGATTCCGAAGAAACCCACTCGCGGCCCGATCGAGAACGAGATCCAGACCACCGTCGGCACCCACGACACCCAGCGGCTGGGCTTCGGCAGCGGCGGCGCGCTGGACGACAAGTGGTCGTACCGGCTCGACATCAGCGGCAGCCACAGCGATTCGGGCATCAGCCTGGGCGACGCGCGCGACCTGGCGGTGACCGCCGCGCTGCGCCTGGACGTGTCGCCCGAGCTGAACTTCACGCTGACCCAGGCCTATGCCTGGCAGGAGCCGACGCGCTACTTCGGCACGCCGCTGATCGACGGCAAGATCGACTATGACCTGCGGCGCCAGAACTACAACGTGGCCGACAGCAAGATCATCTACCGCGACAGCCGCACCGACCTGAAGATGGAATGGTCGCCGAACCCGGCCACGCTGGTGCGCAGCCGCGTGTACTACATCGGCAGCGACCGCGACTACCGCGACGCCGAGAACTACACCTGGCAACCCGCCACCGGCCTGATCCAGCGCAGCGCCTACACCGACATCCGCCACGACCAGCAACAGGTCGGCAACGTCACCGACGCGTCCTTCGACGGCCACCTGTTCGGCCTGGCCAACAAGGTCGCGGTGGGCTTCGAACTGAACCACGCCACCTTCAAGCACACCAACAATTCGCCGTATTCCGGCACCTCGCTGGTGGACCCGTACGACGTCGATCATGGCCGCTTCATCAACGTCGCCGGCACTACGCCGCGCTATCGCAACAGCGCCGACCAATACGCGCTGTTCGCCGAGAACCGCCTGATGCTGACCAGCCGCTGGTCGGTGCTGGCCGGCCTGCGATACGACCACATCGACCTGAAGCGGCGCGACCTGGTGGCCGACCAGACCGCGTTCGACACCACCTTCAACAATGTCGGCTGGCGCATCGGCACCGTCTACGACCTGCTGCCCACGCTGTCCGTCTACGGCCAGTACGCCGAGGCCGCCGACCCGATCGGCAGCCTGTTGCTGCTGTCGCCGGCCAACAAGGACTTCAAGCTATCCAAGGGCCGCCAGGTCGAGGTCGGCGTGAAGCAGACCTTCTGGGATGACAAGGGCCAATGGACGCTGGCGGCGTATCACATCCGCAAGGACAACCTGGTGACGCGCGATCCCAACGATCCGACGCTGCGCATCCAGGTCGGCGAGCAGTCGTCGCGCGGCCTGGAAGCCACGCTGGGCGTGGAACTGACGCCAGCCTGGCGCGTCGACCTGAACGCGGCCGTGCTGCGGGCGCGCTACGACGACTTCAGCGAATCGGCCAATGGCGTGGCGGTATCGCGCGCCGGCAACGTCCCCACCGATGTGCCGGAGCGCGTGGCCAACGCCTGGGTCAGCTGGAAGTTCGCGCCGCAATGGACCGCCAGCGCCGGGGTTCGGTACGTCGGCCGCCGCTTCGCCGATGCCGCCAACCGGCTGGAAATGGCGGGCTACACCACCACCAATCTGGCCCTGCAATGGGAGCCGCGGCGCGACCTGACGCTGGCGTTGCGGGCGTTCAACGTGTTCGACCGCCAGTACGCCGAGACCGCCTACTACAACCAGACGCAGTGGCTGCTGGGCGAAGGCCGGCGGGTCGAGCTGAGCGCGAACTACCGCTTCTGACTCACTGGGTGAACAGGTCGGAGATCGCGTCGCCCAGGTCCTTCACCGCGCCGGCCACGCCGCCGGCCGCGCCCTCGGCCCCCACGCCGATGGCGCGGCCGAAGCCGCGCGCGATCTGGGCCGCGAAGCCGCGCGAGGCCGAGAACTTCGGATTGTCGAGGCTGCCGGCCAGCTTGAATTCCATGCGCAGCGTGCCCTTGCGGTCTTCCAGCGCGGCCAGCACCGCCTTGCGCGGCAGCGAGAACAGCGAGCCGTCGCCGCTGAACTTCAGGTCGTGCAGCGCCACCACGCCCGATGCGTTCAGCTGCCGCTTGGCGATGGTGGTGCGCATGTCCAGGTCCATCGCGCCGCCGGCCAGCGATCCGGCGCCGTTCTCCGCAAGATACGGCGCGGCATAGCGGATATCCATGTTGCGCACCGCGACCGTCATGTCGGCGTCGCTGCCGCCCACCTCCAGCGAGCCGCGCGCCTGAACCGTGGCCGCGCCGCTGCGGTTGTCCCGCACCGAGCCCTTGAATTCCATCTGGCTTTGCTGGCCATCGGCCGGCAACACCAGCGGATGCAGGCGCGCCGACACGTTCTCGAACGGGATGCGGTGCGGCGGCTTGGCGATCACCGAGTCGATGAAGTCCAGCCGGCCGCCGTCCAGGATGATGTCGTCGGCCCGGATCGGCCCCTTATCGCGGGCCCGGCCGCCGTCGCCATCGGCCTCGCGCAAGGCCGCCTGCAGGGCCGGAGAGATCTGCATGTCGCCGTCGGCGGTGCGCAGCACCGCGAAATCGAATCCCTCGACGGTGATCTTGCGAAACACCAGCTCGCGCCGCAGCAACGAGCCCCAGTCCGGTTCGGCCACCACGCGTTGCGCGCTGGCGGGCGCCACGCCTTGGGCGCCCGTGATCCTCACGTCCGTCAGCACCACCGCGTCGAACCCCAGCCGCACGTCTGCCACCTGGGCCCGCGGCCCCAGCAGGCCGGCGATGTGGCGCTCGATGACGCGCATGCCGATCCACGCCGCGGCCCCCAGCAGTAGCACCGCGAGCACCACGGTGATCAGGAGCTTCTGTGCGAACGAAAGGCGCGGCTTGGCAGTGGCGGTGGCCATGAATGGTCCTGTTGGCGAGGCGCGGGACGCGGCCGCGTCCCGGCGGGTCTTCGGGCGGCCCTGCCTGGCACCTTAGCGACCCGCGCGCCATGGCGCAAGGCATGTGGCGGCACCGGTGCGTGGCAACCAGGCCCGCACGCGACGACGCCCGCGCCGGGTTTCCCCGCGCGGGCGTCGTCGCCACTCACCCTGTGCCTGCCGGCGCGGCGGCCGGATCGCGGGCTTGCTACGGGCCCGTCAACGCATCAGCGCTGCGTCTGCGACCGCTGGCCGGACTGACCCGGCTGCTGCGCCGGATTGCGGTCCTTGTCCATCTGCTGGCCGCCCTGGCCGGGCTGTTGCTGGCCCGGTTGGTTGCGGTCCTTCGGATTTTCCTGCGATTGCTGCTTTTGCGGCTGCTGTTGCTGGCCGGGTTGCTGGCCGGGCTGATTCGGGTTTGCCATGACAAATCTCCTAGTAGGCGGAACCACTTCCGCCAGGGATTCCCTAGCAACTGCCGTGCCCGCCCGGGCGTGGCGCGCGCGCCACCCCGCCGCATGATGCGGCACCGGTAATTTCAGGACCCGGGAAGTAAAAAGCGCGGCTATTGCGTGGTGACGTGCGCCGGCAGGCCGGTCTCGGCGTCTTGCGGATCGAAGGCGTCGAGCCAGGCCGAGGCATAGCTGGCGGGCGCCGCCAGCGGTTCGCCGCGGTCGCGCTGGACGCGCAGCCGCATCATCAGGTCATCCAGCGGCATCGGCCGGCCCAGCGCGTAGCCCTGGCCATAGCGGCAGCCCGCGGCCCGCAACGCCGGCACGTCGGCCACGTTCTCGACCCCTTCGGCCACCACCCGCCACCCCATCCGGGTGGCCAGCTCGGCGGCCGTGCGCAGCACCTCGAAGGCGACCGCGCTGCGGCGCATGCGCGTCACGAAGTACTGGTCGATCTTGACCTCGGACAGAGGAATCGCCGACAGCAGTTTCAACGAGGCGTGGCCGGTGCCGAAATCGTCCAGGCTGACCTCGCAGCCGGCCTGTTCCAGGC
The window above is part of the Achromobacter deleyi genome. Proteins encoded here:
- a CDS encoding MgtC/SapB family protein, which produces MKNFENIQLLTLANTLISLAVAFVLGSIVGFERQYRQRTAGLRTNALVAVGAAIFVDMAFRVGGPDGGARVISYVVSGVGFLGAGAIMREGGSIRGLNTAATLWGSAAIGACAGASLILEALAATVFVLAANTLLRPLVSYVNRQPVDAQTTEVTTVIHIIAHVDQRQAAMTVLEDVLEDEQLPLSELKIDQFGENEVEIEAALSEASVDELDLDRVTARIAAAPGIRTAFWAARTV
- a CDS encoding DUF2946 family protein; this encodes MRRPFLPLARNAACLWLVLVLFALKALVPPGFMPATQQAGTLIQLCSAAGTIWVAGPSKHSDAPDERHAAQAATCPMGAMLATVALPSAPAPLLAAGTVMTHPLAARAPPAIHEGSPPGPPLGARAPPLLPLAS
- a CDS encoding TonB-dependent receptor, whose protein sequence is MVSLSTRTHRVLQRRVAVWTALAFTPALHAQSAPSTPAAATTAAPAAARGVATLPAIAVSGDTPLATLLEQASTGTLLGLRPFDTPASIDVISNEQLRARGAVNVTDAITQAAGISAMRHPGNGGSSLSSRGFTDSNSVAQLFDGVRQFGGVGQTFLYDPWAVDRIEVLRGPASVLYGEGAIGGVVNVIPKKPTRGPIENEIQTTVGTHDTQRLGFGSGGALDDKWSYRLDISGSHSDSGISLGDARDLAVTAALRLDVSPELNFTLTQAYAWQEPTRYFGTPLIDGKIDYDLRRQNYNVADSKIIYRDSRTDLKMEWSPNPATLVRSRVYYIGSDRDYRDAENYTWQPATGLIQRSAYTDIRHDQQQVGNVTDASFDGHLFGLANKVAVGFELNHATFKHTNNSPYSGTSLVDPYDVDHGRFINVAGTTPRYRNSADQYALFAENRLMLTSRWSVLAGLRYDHIDLKRRDLVADQTAFDTTFNNVGWRIGTVYDLLPTLSVYGQYAEAADPIGSLLLLSPANKDFKLSKGRQVEVGVKQTFWDDKGQWTLAAYHIRKDNLVTRDPNDPTLRIQVGEQSSRGLEATLGVELTPAWRVDLNAAVLRARYDDFSESANGVAVSRAGNVPTDVPERVANAWVSWKFAPQWTASAGVRYVGRRFADAANRLEMAGYTTTNLALQWEPRRDLTLALRAFNVFDRQYAETAYYNQTQWLLGEGRRVELSANYRF
- a CDS encoding DUF748 domain-containing protein gives rise to the protein MATATAKPRLSFAQKLLITVVLAVLLLGAAAWIGMRVIERHIAGLLGPRAQVADVRLGFDAVVLTDVRITGAQGVAPASAQRVVAEPDWGSLLRRELVFRKITVEGFDFAVLRTADGDMQISPALQAALREADGDGGRARDKGPIRADDIILDGGRLDFIDSVIAKPPHRIPFENVSARLHPLVLPADGQQSQMEFKGSVRDNRSGAATVQARGSLEVGGSDADMTVAVRNMDIRYAAPYLAENGAGSLAGGAMDLDMRTTIAKRQLNASGVVALHDLKFSGDGSLFSLPRKAVLAALEDRKGTLRMEFKLAGSLDNPKFSASRGFAAQIARGFGRAIGVGAEGAAGGVAGAVKDLGDAISDLFTQ